The proteins below are encoded in one region of Nocardioides marmorisolisilvae:
- the yidC gene encoding membrane protein insertase YidC, which translates to MHFLSEIGSFIMTPLYYLVSVVLVGFHDVLGKVFGSGSGWAWGLSVVGLTLVIRAALIPLFVKQIKSSRNMQLLQPKVKELQKKYGHDRERLAQETMALYKETGTNPFASCLPLLIQMPIFWALFRLIDHAAKNNQGHGVLTDKLAVSFANAPFFGGSLKNSFTSNGGHTSVQIAAAILVVAMIVTTFTTQRQLMAKNMPSDALTGQYAQQQKMLLYVLPLVFGVGGIAFPIGVLFYWTTSNVWTMGQQFYVIRNNPAPGTPAFEAKQKRDRAKGKPPPVEATAATSDDPVAPAAGAGQAATDRRPAQRQQPRKQSRQQRRQTGAKPESGAGDQKKQGDSK; encoded by the coding sequence GTGCACTTCCTCAGCGAAATCGGCAGCTTCATCATGACGCCGCTGTACTACCTGGTCTCGGTCGTCCTGGTCGGCTTCCATGACGTGCTCGGGAAGGTGTTCGGCAGCGGCTCGGGCTGGGCCTGGGGCCTGTCGGTGGTGGGGCTGACCCTGGTGATCCGGGCGGCCCTGATCCCGCTCTTCGTCAAGCAGATCAAGTCGTCGCGCAACATGCAGCTGCTGCAGCCCAAGGTCAAGGAGCTGCAGAAGAAGTACGGCCACGACCGCGAGCGCCTGGCCCAGGAGACGATGGCGCTCTACAAGGAGACCGGGACCAACCCGTTCGCGTCCTGCCTGCCGCTGCTGATCCAGATGCCGATCTTCTGGGCGCTGTTCCGGCTGATCGACCACGCCGCCAAGAACAACCAGGGTCACGGCGTGCTCACCGACAAGCTGGCGGTCAGCTTCGCGAACGCCCCGTTCTTCGGCGGCAGCCTCAAGAACAGCTTCACCAGCAACGGCGGCCACACCAGCGTCCAGATCGCGGCGGCCATCCTGGTGGTCGCGATGATCGTCACCACCTTCACTACCCAGCGCCAGCTGATGGCGAAGAACATGCCCTCCGATGCGCTCACCGGCCAGTACGCCCAGCAGCAGAAGATGCTGCTCTACGTGCTGCCGCTGGTGTTCGGTGTCGGTGGCATCGCCTTCCCGATCGGGGTGCTGTTCTACTGGACCACCTCGAACGTCTGGACGATGGGCCAGCAGTTCTACGTGATCCGGAACAATCCGGCACCGGGAACGCCGGCCTTCGAGGCCAAGCAGAAGCGGGACCGAGCCAAGGGCAAGCCGCCGCCCGTCGAGGCCACCGCGGCGACGAGCGACGACCCGGTGGCCCCGGCCGCCGGCGCAGGTCAGGCAGCCACCGATCGTCGGCCCGCCCAACGACAGCAACCCAGGAAACAGTCGCGTCAGCAGCGCAGACAGACCGGTGCCAAACCGGAGTCCGGCGCCGGCGATCAGAAGAAGCAGGGAGACAGCAAGTGA
- the yidD gene encoding membrane protein insertion efficiency factor YidD — MKYLLIGLLRLYRLLISPLYGQICRYHPSCSAYALEAVTVHGSVRGTWLAARRLVRCHPWAAGGYDPVPPVAGRNSTLNQGA; from the coding sequence GTGAAGTACCTACTGATCGGCCTGCTTCGTCTCTATCGCCTGCTCATCAGCCCGCTCTACGGGCAGATCTGCCGCTACCACCCGTCCTGTTCGGCGTACGCGCTGGAGGCGGTGACCGTGCACGGGAGCGTCCGCGGCACCTGGCTCGCCGCGCGTCGCCTGGTCCGTTGCCACCCGTGGGCGGCCGGAGGGTATGACCCGGTGCCGCCGGTGGCCGGACGCAATTCCACGCTCAACCAAGGAGCCTGA